One window of the Gambusia affinis linkage group LG01, SWU_Gaff_1.0, whole genome shotgun sequence genome contains the following:
- the scn8aa gene encoding sodium channel, voltage gated, type VIII, alpha subunit a isoform X2: protein MAAPLLAPPGPDSFKKFTRESLVVLEERLKEEKNKKPPKQDSSYRDDDDENKPKPNSDLEAGRSLPYIYGDIPKGMVAIPLEDLDPFYLNTQKTFIVLNRGKTIFRFSATPALYFISPFNLVRRIAIKILIHSLFSMIIMCTILTNCIFMTFSDPPEWSKQVEYTFTGIYTFESLVKITARGFCIDNFTFLRDPWNWLDFMVISMAYITEFVNLGNVSALRTFRVLRALKTISVIPGLKTIVGALIQSVKKLSDVMILTVFCLSVFALIGLQLFMGNLRQKCVIWPINLNETYLNNGSKGFDWNEYINNDTNFYFLPGQLDALLCGNSSDSGRCPEGYMCMKAGRNPNYGYTSFDSFGWAFLALFRLMTQDFWENLYMLTLRAAGKTYMIFFVLVIFVGSFYLVNLILAVVAMAYEEQNQATMEEAAQKEEEFKAMLEQLKKQQEEQTAPPATSAGTVSEDAVEDDGGGRLSVSSSEMSKLSSKSAKERRNRKKKWRQKEQEKEKGDSEKFVKSESDDGSKRSRFRFPDNRLGRKSSIMNQSLLSIPGSPFLSRHNSKSSIFSFKGRSKDMGSETEFADDEHSTVEECEERRGSIFSPYRRSSYTGFHGKRNSTVDCNGVVSLIGPGPGGRLLPEPTTEVEVKKKLSGSLMVSVDQLNTSFGRKERANSVMSVITNTLAEELEESQRKCPPCWYKFSNTFLIWECSPMWIKIKEIVNLIVMDPFVDLAITICIVLNTLFMAMEHYPMTPDFEDMLSVGNLVFTGIFAGEMLFKLVAMDPYYYFQEAWNCFDGFIVTLSLVELALADVEGLSVLRSFRLLRVFKLAKSWPTLNMLIKIIGNSVGALGNLTLVLAIIVFIFAVVGMQLFGKSYKDCVCKIAADCELPRWHMNDFFHSFLIVFRVLCGEWIETMWDCMEVAGQGMCLIVFMMVMVIGNLVVLNLFLALLLSSFSADNLAATDDDGEPNNLQISVMRIKKGIAWIKAKVRILVASLLRKPPMEDEQKPLEDMCDTKVNYIGNHTGVDIKRDLDYAKNGNGTTSGIGSSVGKYMIDEDHMSFIHNPNLTVCVPIAVGESDFENLNTEDFSSESDIENSKELDDTSSSEGSTIDIKPDVEEVVVVETVEEYLEPESCWTDACVAKYKCCEVDITMGWGKNWWFLRKTCYLIVEHNWFETLIIFMILLSSGALAFEDVYIEQRKTIRIILEYADRVFTYIFILEMLLKWVAYGFVKYFTNAWCWLDFFIVDVSIVSLVANALGYSDLGPIKSLRTLRALRPLRALSRFEGMRVVVNALVGAIPSIMNVLLVCLIFWLIFSIMGVNLFAGKYYYCFNQTSEEYFDVEVVNNKTQCEALIRDNHTEVRWKNVKINFDNVGAGYLALLQVATFKGWMDIMYAAVDSRNVEDQPKYEVNIYMYIYFVVFIIFGSFFTLNLFIGVIIDNFNQQKKKFGGQDIFMTEEQKKYYNAMKKLGSKKPQKPIPRPQNKIQGYVFDFVTQQVFDISIMILICLNMVTMMVETDDQSEQTEMVLYWVNFIFIVVFTTEFLLKLFALRHYYFTNGWNIFDVVVVILSIVGMFLADIIEKYFVSPTLFRVIRLARIGRILRLIKGAKGIRTLLFALMMSLPALFNIGLLLFLVMFIFSIFGMSNFGYVKHGAGIDDLYNFETFGNSMIILFMITTSAGWDGLLLPILNYPPDCDPNLENPGTSVKGDCGNPSVGIFFFVMYIIISFLIVVNMYIAIILENFSVATEESADPLSEDDFETFYEIWEKFDPTASQFISFAKLPDFADALEHPLRVPKPNTIELIAMDLPMVSGDRIHCLDILFAFTKRVLGDSGELDMLRTQMEERFVAANPSKVSYEPITTTLRRKQEDVSARIIQNAYRAHLIRRGIIFKRHILSSNKLENGGTNQEKKESTPSTASLPSYDSVTKPDKEKQDKSKEDWARKEKDKNQKDEWESKC, encoded by the exons aCATTTATAGTGTTAAATAGAGGGAAGACAATCTTCCGTTTTAGTGCCACACCTGCCTTGTACTTCATAAGTCCTTTCAATCTGGTTAGGCGAATAGCTATTAAAATTTTGATACATTC TCTTTTCAGCATGATCATTATGTGTACTATTTTGACCAACTGTATATTCATGACCTTTAGTGATCCCCCTGAGTGGTCAAAACAAGTAGA GTACACATTCACAGGAATTTATACATTTGAGTCTCTTGTAAAAATCACCGCACGTGGATTCTGTATAGATAATTTTACGTTCCTAAGAGATCCATGGAATTGGCTGGATTTCATGGTCATTTCGATGGC GTATATAACAGAGTTTGTAAACCTAGGCAATGTCTCAGCTCTGCGCACGTTCAGGGTGTTGAGGGCATTGAAAACTATTTCTGTAATTCCAG GCCTGAAGACCATTGTGGGAGCTCTGATCCAGTCTGTGAAGAAGCTTTCAGATGTGATGATCCTCACCGTCTTCTGTCTGAGCGTGTTCGCCCTGATCGGCCTTCAGCTCTTCATGGGGAACCTGCGGCAGAAGTGCGTCATCTGGCCAATCAACCTCAATGAGACTTACCTGAACAACGGCAGCAAGGGCTTTGACTGGAACGAGTACATCAACAACGACA ccaaTTTCTACTTCCTGCCTGGTCAACTGGACGCTCTGCTCTGTGGGAACAGCTCCGACTCTGG CCGCTGCCCAGAGGGCTACATGTGCATGAAAGCTGGGAGGAATCCAAACTACGGCTACACCAGCTTTGACAGCTTCGGCTGGGCCTTCCTGGCTCTCTTCCGACTCATGACGCAGGACTTCTGGGAGAACCTGTACATGCTG ACCTTGAGGGCTGCGGGAAAGACATACATGATCTTCTTCGTCTTGGTGATCTTTGTGGGCTCGTTCTACTTGGTGAATCTGATTCTGGCTGTGGTAGCCATGGCTTACGAGGAGCAGAACCAGGCCACCATGGAGGAGGCCGCgcagaaggaggaggagttTAAGGCCATGCTGGAGCAGCTCAAGAAACAGCAGGAGGAGCAG ACTGCGCCCCCTGCAACCTCTGCTGGCACGGTGTCGGAGGATGCGGTGGAGGACGACGGAGGAGGCCGTCTGTCTGTCAGCTCCTCGGAGATGTCGAAGCTCAGCTCCAAGAGTGCCAAAGAGCGCCGCAACCGCAAAAAGAAGTGGCGGCAGAAGgagcaggagaaggagaaaggCGACAGCGAGAAGTTTGTGAAGTCAGAGTCGGACGACGGCAGCAAGAGGAGCCGCTTCCGTTTCCCTGATAACCGCTTGGGTCGAAAGTCTTCCATTATGAACCAg TCCCTCCTGAGCATTCCCGGTTCGCCTTTCCTCTCCCGTCACAACAGCAAAAGCAGCATCTTCAGCTTCAAGGGCCGCAGCAAGGACATGGGCTCCGAGACCGAATTTGCCGACGACGAGCACAGCACGGTGGAGGAGTGCGAGGAGCGCCGCGGCTCCATCTTCAGCCCCTACCGGCGGAGCAGCTACACCGGTTTCCACGGGAAGAGGAACAGCACGGTGGATTGCAACGGAGTGGTGTCGCTCATCGGCCCAGGGCCCGGTGGACGCCTTCTGCCTGAG CCGACTACTGAGGTTGAGGTGAAGAAGAAGCTGTCGGGCTCCCTGATGGTGTCTGTGGACCAGCTCAATACCTCCTTTGGGCGGAAAGAGCGGGCCAACAGTGTCATGAGCGTCATTACCAACACATTAGCGGAGG AACTGGAGGAGTCTCAGCGCAAGTGTCCGCCATGCTGGTATAAGTTTTCTAATACATTCCTGATCTGGGAATGCTCCCCAATGTGGATTAAGATCAAGGAGATTGTAAACTTGATAGTCATGGATCCCTTCGTGGACCTGGCCATCACTATCTGTATCGTCCTCAACACCCTCTTCATGGCCATGGAGCACTACCCCATGACGCCCGACTTTGAGGACATGCTGTCTGTAGGCAATCTG GTGTTCACAGGGATCTTTGCAGGGGAGATGCTTTTCAAGCTTGTGGCTATGGATCCGTACTACTATTTCCAGGAGGCCTGGAACTGTTTTGATGGATTCATTGTGACCCTGAGTTTAGTGGAGCTGGCTCTGGCTGATGTTGAAGGCCTTTCTGTGCTGCGGTCATTCCGATTG CTGAGAGTGTTTAAGTTGGCCAAGTCCTGGCCAACTCTCAACATGCTGATCAAGATCATTGGTAACTCGGTGGGAGCCTTGGGAAACCTGACTCTGGTGCTGGCCATCATCGTCTTCATTTTTGCTGTGGTGGGCATGCAGCTGTTTGGAAAGAGCTACAAAGACTGTGTGTGCAAGATTGCTGCTGACTGCGAGCTGCCTCGCTGGCACATGAACGACTTCTTCCACTCGTTCCTGATCGTCTTCCGGGTGCTCTGTGGAGAGTGGATCGAGACCATGTGGGACTGCATGGAGGTAGCGGGGCAGGGAATGTGCCTCATCGTGTTTATGATGGTCATGGTCATCGGTAACCTGGTG GTGTTGAATCTGTTCCTTGCCTTGCTGCTGAGCTCGTTCAGCGCAGACAACTTGGCTGCGACAGATGACGACGGCGAGCCTAACAACCTCCAGATCTCGGTCATGCGCATTAAAAAGGGCATTGCCTGGATAAAAGCCAAGGTGCGCATACTGGTGGCGAGCCTGCTGCGGAAACCTCCCATGGAGGACGAGCAGAAGCCTCTGGAGGACATGTGTGACACCAAGGTGAACTACATTGGCAATCACACCGGGGTCGACATCAAACGTGACCTGGATTACGCCAAGAATGGAAATGGGACCACCAGTGGGATCGGCAGCAGCGTGGGCAAGTACATGATTGATGAGGACCACATGTCGTTCATCCACAACCCCAATCTAACAGTCTGCGTGCCCATTGCTGTTGGAGAGTCTGACTTTGAGAACCTCAACACAGAGGATTTCAGCAGCGAGTCAGACATTGAGAACAGCAAAGAG CTGGATGACACCAGCTCGTCAGAGGGCAGCACCATCGACATCAAGCCAGACGTagaggaggtggtggtggtggagacGGTGGAGGAATACTTGGAACCAGAGTCATGCTGGACAGACG CCTGCGTGGCCAAATATAAATGCTGCGAAGTTGACATCACCATGGGCTGGGGGAAGAACTGGTGGTTCCTGAGGAAAACCTGCTACCTGATCGTGGAGCACAACTGGTTCGAGACCCTCATCATCTTCATGATCCTCCTCAGTAGTGGTGCTCTG GCCTTTGAGGATGTGTACATTGAGCAGAGGAAGACCATTCGCATCATTTTGGAGTACGCCGACAGGGTTTTCACCTACATCTTCATCCTGGAGATGTTGCTGAAGTGGGTTGCCTATGGCTTTGTCAAGTATTTCACCAATGCTTGGTGCTGGCTGGACTTCTTCATTGTGGAT GTGTCTATAGTCAGCCTTGTAGCTAATGCGCTGGGCTACTCCGATCTAGGGCCCATTAAATCACTCAGGACACTAAGGGCCTTGAGACCCCTCAGAGCCTTGTCACGTTTTGAAGGGATGAGG GTGGTAGTCAACGCCTTGGTGGGTGCCATCCCTTCCATTATGAATGTGTTGCTGGTTTGCCTCATCTTTTGGCTGATTTTCAGTATCATGGGGGTCAACTTGTTTGCGGGCAAGTACTACTACTGTTTCAATCAGACGTCAGAGGAATATTTTGATGTCGAAGTTGTCAACAACAAGACCCAGTGTGAGGCGCTTATTAGAGATAACCATACTGAGGTCAGGTGGAAGAACGTCAAGATCAACTTTGACAATGTGGGCGCTGGCTACCTCGCCTTGTTGCAAGTG GCCACATTCAAAGGTTGGATGGACATAATGTACGCTGCAGTGGATTCCAGAAAT GTGGAAGACCAGCCCAAATATGAAGTCAACATTTACATGTACATCTACTTTGTTGTCTTCATCATTTTCGGGTCCTTCTTCACCCTGAACCTCTTCATTGGTGTGATCATTGACAACTTCAaccagcagaagaaaaag TTTGGAGGTCAGGATATCTTCATGACGGAGGAGCAGAAGAAGTACTACAACGCCATGAAAAAGTTGGGCTCCAAAAAGCCGCAGAAGCCCATCCCTCGACCACAG AACAAGATCCAGGGATACGTGTTTGACTTTGTGACGCAGCAGGTCTTTGACATCTCTATCATGATACTGATCTGCCTCAACATGGTCACTATGATGGTGGAAACAGACGATCAGTCAGAGCAAACAGAAATGGTTCTCTACTGGGTCAACTTCATCTTCATCGTGGTGTTCACCACAGAGTTCTTGCTGAAGCTTTTCGCGCTACGCCATTATTACTTCACCAACGGATGGAATATCTTCGATGTGGTGGTTGTCATCCTCTCTATCGTCG GTATGTTCCTGGCTGACATCATTGAGAAGTACTTTGTGTCACCGACCTTGTTCAGGGTCATCAGGTTGGCTCGTATTGGCCGGATCCTGCGTCTGATCAAAGGAGCTAAAGGCATCCGGACTTTGCTCTTCGCCCTGATGATGTCCTTGCCGGCCTTGTTCAACATCGGCCTGCTGCTCTTCCTGGTCATGTTCATCTTCTCCATCTTTGGCATGTCCAACTTCGGCTATGTAAAGCACGGAGCGGGTATCGACGACCTGTACAACTTCGAAACCTTCGGCAACAGCATGATCATCCTGTTTATGATCACCACGTCGGCCGGCTGGGACGGCTTGCTGCTGCCAATTCTGAACTACCCGCCGGACTGCGACCCCAACTTGGAGAACCCTGGCACTTCGGTGAAGGGCGACTGTGGGAATCCCTCAgtggggattttcttttttgtcatgtacattattatttctttcctgATCGTGGTTAACATGTACATTGCCATCATTCTGGAGAACTTCAGCGTGGCCACTGAGGAAAGTGCCGATCCGCTCAGTGAGGACGACTTTGAGACCTTCTACGAGATCTGGGAGAAATTTGATCCCACTGCCTCCCAGTTCATTAGTTTCGCCAAGCTGCCTGACTTTGCCGACGCTTTGGAGCACCCGCTTCGTGTGCCGAAGCCCAACACTATAGAACTGATCGCCATGGACCTGCCTATGGTGAGTGGCGATCGCATTCACTGCCTCGACATCCTGTTTGCCTTTACGAAGCGTGTGCTGGGCGACAGTGGCGAGCTGGACATGCTGCGGACGCAGATGGAGGAGCGCTTCGTGGCCGCCAACCCGTCCAAGGTGTCGTACGAGCCCATCACCACGACGCTGCGCCGTAAGCAGGAGGACGTATCTGCCAGAATCATCCAGAACGCCTACCGCGCCCATCTCATCAGGCGCGGCATCATCTTCAAGCGGCACATTTTATCTAGTAACAAGCTTGAGAACGGCGGGACCAATCAGGAGAAGAAGGAGAGCACGCCATCCACGGCCTCGCTCCCGTCCTACGACAGTGTGACCAAACCTGACAAAGAGAAGCAGGACAAAAGCAAGGAGGACTGGGCCAGGAAAGAGAAGGACAAAAACCAGAAAGATGAGTGGGAATCCAAATGTTAG